The Plasmodium coatneyi strain Hackeri chromosome 11, complete sequence DNA segment aaaaaaaaaaaaaaaatgagcaaaaaaaagtttaaaaataaacagctaaaaggaaagaatgacaCGCCTGGGCGGAAGCAGAAATTTGTCAAGTttagaagaataaaaaagattaaATTTAAAGACGAAAAGAAGGTGTTCCTTCCGAACGAGGAGAATAAAACGAAAGTGAAGGTAAGGCGCAAAAGCGAatgttgttattttattttatttttttttgtgccaccGTGTTAGACTACCATTTTgtcaaaaaatgatgaagcgCGTGTCACATGGGAGTCCAGTAGAATTGACAAAGCGACACGTCCTTGCGCGGTGTTTTACTTATCTACATATAAGAGGTAGCATAATGGGCGCATGAGTGTCTTTTTCCCGCGTTTGTATGAAGGTGATCCTCCCCCAGGTGGAACACAAATTGAAGGGTGTTGCTCGCTGGGAAGAACAATTCCTTTACGCCGTGCCGCTGATCCATCCCGCCTAACCGCGTCTTTTTCGCCCTTCCGCGCAGATCccatcgaaaaaaaaacttggcACCCtttacaagaaaaaggaattcaaaaagaaaaaggacaacCAGACAAATGAATATCTAACCTTGGAGAAAGAGTTAACCGGTCAGACATTCGATGAGGAAAGACGTTGCTTGTTTGCCATCCGAAATAATGTTGAGTGCATCTCCTCCTCCCCCAATAAGATCCTTCAGGTATAGCCACCCCCCATACATGTGAGAATGCATAATGTATGAccacatttttgtgaaaaaaaaaaaaaaaatcattttgtAAATGCCCGCCGAATGGTATATTAATTTGGCTCAATCTtgagtaataaaaaagggttaTTTCCCCGAGTAGACATCCACGCGGCAGTTCTGATGGATGCACAACCGGTCATGCGTCCCCACCAATTAGCAATGCATTTGGGAAACTTCGCAACTTCTTAACTTCCCGCAATCGCTCATTTCTTATGCACCCCCCCATCTTTCAGGAACTCAAATTGACGGAGAACTACCACGGCGTGCTCCTTATCAACACGGAGGCAAACATGAAAAACCTATTCCTGGTGAAGCAGTACGTATGTTATGGGTACATACAAAAGTACACCTTGTACAGtttgatggaaaaaaaattatttttaaaagatggAAACGAGATAAAACGATGTGACTCCAATAAAATTATAGAAAAGCTGTTTAGCAAAGATGggatttattcctttccttcattttgtgaatatatttttgagTGCAAAAATAACGCTGACCAAATGATGAAGGAACATATCgttccttttaatttctccTACTTGAATAGCGAAATGACGTTCGATTTTCTGCAATTGACAAATGAGCTTGCTGGATTTGTCAAGGAAGGAATTAACGAAATTCTGGAGAAGATAATTTGACCGCAACACACCGTGGGGGAGTTAGTGAGAAATGTACTCTCATCGTTACTCCTcttatgtgtgtgcaaattttttattcgtaGGATGACTGAACTGTCACCTTCACCATTTgacactcctttttttttttaaagttaactttcttttcttttttttttttaaataaacccacataaaaaatgaaataagcCACAAATGAAACAGTACAATTGTGCTACAACAGACGGGGCGGAAAAACGCACAACAACACGGTGTGGTAGCGTATGGGAGGGATATACCCCTTCCAAGGCCAAGGACGAATATGAAATTTGGCCTCTCACATAGTGAACAAGACCTGCCTCCCATAAAAGGTTCCCCCCCATATTGCAGCGCGGACCTACTTAGGTTTACCCTACGAGCGATTGCCCACGGTACGATacgcggggaaaaaaaaaagtctgcGCAACTTAACCGCGTTGGAAAAGAATTGTGTATGGCCTGTTTTGAAGGTACAATAAGTAGGGATATTCCCATTCAAATGATTCCTCCCATGGTCGTATTGGCCTAATGGTTTTTGCCACTTTTGCAGCTGGCCCCTCTATTCACTTCTTCGTAATGGTGCTATTCCGGTTGGGTCCAACTCCAATCCACACGATGGGCGAGCCCACATACTTCTCTATCGCCAAGACGTACTTTCGAGCATTTTCTGGTAGTTCTTCAAATGTCTGACAGTTGGATATGTCTTCCTCCCACCCTTGGAATTGTTCATACACAGGTTCGTAGTTCTCCGGCGCGTCCTCGTCTACAGGGTAGCACCCCTTTTGCAGTAGCTCGCCTgttcaaaggggaaaaaaaaaatatatatatatatatataccaaaatAACATGTGCGTAGCTACAAAGCGATTCACTTATACTCACAGGACAAGAGTAAACAAATTAGTGGGGGTTACATATACAAGtgggaaaatatttccccccccaggAAGTAACCTCATATATCACAGGGTGAGTCATACATGCAGCATGTCGTACACCCCGTGGGACATACCTGTAGCCTTGCTGCGATAACCGACGCAGAGGGAAATTTCCTTCAGACCAGACAGAACGTCCAACTTGGTCAAGTTGATAATGTCAATAGAGTTGATGCACTTTACGTAGAGTAACATGGGGATGTCTAGCCATCCACATCTTCTGGGCCTCTTCGTCGTGGTACCATACTCGTAACCCTTCTCCCGTAGGTATTCTCCAATTTCGTTTTTCAGCTCTGTCATAAAGGGACCACAACCAACCCTAGTCAAGTAACTTTTAACAACCCCTATGGTCAAATTTAACTTCTTGTGATTTATCCCAAGGCCTGAAAAAATACCTCCAACGGTTGTGCAGCTGCTTGTTACGTAAGGATAAGTACCAAAGTCTATGTCTAGCATAGCGGCATTAGCTCCCTCGattaaaatattcttcttctcattcaGTTGATTATTCATGAAAGAAATTACATCTATAATTCTATCCTTTAACAACAAGTGGTACTGGTAGAAGGACTCcaattcttcctccttgttgTAGTCCTTTATGTCGTAAAGGTCCATTAAATTATCTATCAGTTTTAAATACtggtttttaaaattctcaaaattttttaatgatcCAAGTCGTATGCCTACTCTCGAAACCTTGGTCGAATAACATGGGCCGATCCCTCTCTTGGTCGTGCCTAtctgttttccttccttcaattttttattctcttgGATAGAGTCAATCGTCTGATGAATATCGAATAGAATGTGTGACTTATCCGACAGGTACAGTCTATCTATTATATTTCCTCCAATGGagtttatttcatttattaGGGACTTTACATGCACCACCATTCCGTTTCCCAACACGCAGATATTATTTTCGTAGAGGATTCCACAGGGCAATAAATGAAGGGcgtattttttatcattcaCGGAGATTGTGTGCCCTGCATTGGCCCCTCCGTTAAACCTGCACGTAATGTCTGAATGCTTGGACAGGATGTCGatgatttttcccttcccttcgtCTCCCCACTGAGAACCCAGGATCGCCACCACGTTTCCCTGGCTCACATTTTGGATGTCGTGCTGGAAGATGTTCATCTTCGGGGGGCGCTTAACTGATTACGTCGTTACGTTGTTAGGTTGTTATTCCGTTGCTCAGCTACACCTCTGCGGTATGGAGATGGCCTAGGGCTGCCACACTTTTACCTAGAGACGTCGATTCGATTTGCCTCACGGGGAAAAGCAATTCAAAACGTCTCACCAGCAGAGAATAAATTATCTTTTCTAACAGCACAAAATACTCAGGGGCAGAAGAAGGATCTACTTGTTGGATAGTTCTTTCATTATACTATCAAGCTCAGCTTATCCTTGTAGGTGAGAAGCTTCCGcactccaaaaaaaaaaaaaaaaaaaggcactcCTTTTGGTAACTAAATTGTACGCTCACTGCGTGAATAACTGGTTCAAGCGCGCTCGTTTATTTTACCATTCGTTCCTATTTTGTGGAGCACTATATACGCGCCAAcatgttaaaatgaaaacaaaaaaaaaaatatatattgtcgCAATTTCGTTAGCGCGAATTTAGTTTTATATTCTATCACGTGCATCCCCAGGAGATAAGGataaggggagaaaaaaatagggaaaggaatttctttttttttttttagtccaTTGTCAGTTCTTTCAATCCATTGCGCTGATTCCGTAACTTagcatacataaatataaatgtcgtaaaaaataaattcaaattGTGGGGACTCCTTCGAAAGGCATGGGTAAACACTTCCAAGGACGTGCACAGCGGTATTTATATTTAGTTATAAACGCAAAATGGTACATGcgaaatgttcattaaatggTATCCATACGATGGGGAAAAAGCATGTAGAGCCACACATCAGACAAGGAACAGCGTTCTTTTCGTGCTGAGAGCGGAACGATGAGAATTCTGTTCGAGACATCAATTTTTACGTAattatgttttttctccttttttttttatatatggatTTATGGAAAGagtgatttttttcctctcatGTGCTATCTCATTTTGTATGCCTTGACAAAATGGGGGGTCATACAGGGTACATTTGAACGGAGTCCTTTACCGTAACTGCCTATGAGATTGTCACAAGGGAGATAAtcgctttcctttttttcagcttAAATTGGTGAGTTAGATAAGCCTCACCACTTTCAAATGATACACTTTGTTGGAAccgaaatgaaaataaacGAATAAAGAACCCTAAATGGTGTTGTTGTGATGTACTCACTGGGAGGTACAACAAAATTACGCATACACAAAGGAAAAGCTGGTCTACAGTTTgctttctttaaaaaaaaaaaaaaaaatgaggcacACAATATGCGTAGCTGTTTATAAGTCAACCTTTATCTCATCGGGGAACAACTGACTGGATAATGTGTGGCATtacaatttccttttttttcaatatacGTTCCTGTTGGCTTATTCGTGAACTGAGCATATGGGTTGCTGCTTATAGGGGCCTCAAACGGTTAGCAAATTTTCTCCGTTCCTTTTAGAGAAAAGAGGACAGTGCGTCATGTGATTTGTTTTGTAAATCGTTTTGCCTATATACCTTtccgttttctttttttttttccccaaaatgGGCCAAGAAGTGCAAACCACGGAGAGACCTACCAATGAGTATCTGTTCGATTTCCTCCCCCACCTCTTTTCGTCATCCGTTCTTTACATAGGAACACACATTCGGTGCGCACGgatttatatacatagacGTACAACTAGGTTACATTTCGCCCTTCTAACCACCCACACTTGGCgtagcaaacaaaaaaagttcttttcttttccttccttttaagcAACTACGGGTGCATTTTTCGTTTGGTTGCTCTTTCCACGTGGAAGTTGGCTTGACCCTTCCGCAATTTCCCCCTCCAAACACGCAGCGCATACACTCATTCGTATATCAGCGCATTAACGCATTTGCATATGATCACAACGGCATACCTTCTGCTGttcatatttatgtgtacgcCATAATCCTCTCCTCAGGTGTATCACCTTTTGCTTGCCGTTTGTCTGCCCCTTTGGAAGAACAATCCGTCTGTTtcctgaggaaaaaaaaatgttccttcaCCTTATGGTTTGATAAAGGGGGCGAAAGGAACAGGGGGGATGGGGCGAAAAGTGGCAGCAGTTTGGCAACAAATTTGTGGCAAAATTTTGCTGCTATTTTTCAACAAAGCAACCGCTGCGCGTCCAAACGCAACAACGAATTTGCCCATTCTCCGTGCAATCAAAATTTGTGCCAGATTGacaaagagaaaagaaaattaaaaaacgaacagaagaagaaaaaaaaaaaaaagtcgaaGGAGCGATAAGTTAAGTGAAACCTTTCACGTTTGTACAAATGCATACCTTTCcaaattctctttttttttttttttttttttccccccatttttgaCTCAAAAAAATTTCCGCAAGTTAgggattgaaaaaaaaaaaaaaaaaggaaaaaaaaattacacttGTTTGAGAATATAAATATACtcataaaatttttgctTAACATATCATGCATGGATTGATGAAAAGCACatggaaagagaaagagCTACAAATAAGCGGAAGAGTAAAAAGAAGAGCGTATTGGCGCCTGTTACTTTCAAACGACGCATATTCCCCCTCGAGCCGCATAACATACACAGCTATGCCATACAAGTGTTTACCaaaacaaaagcaaaaaaacgtATACTCATGCATGTAGTTGCGCGCATGGCGTGATGCCTTGAACTTGCAAAGCATTATTATTTGGTAGAAATCTGAAAAGAGAGAAGGCGTTACACGCATAAACGGAGGGCGACCCACCCAAGAACGccttttacatatatttacagaTCAGCTAAACGGCCAACTCATTCCTGCGCAAAAGGAAAGATTCCAAATCTGTGATACCTAAAAAGGAAATCAGGCCCATTTCGTTATGGACATTTGTGCCGTCCCATTCGTCAGCttgaaaagataaaaaaaataattcgtATGCCCACCATCCCAGTTAATGTAACCCCAAGTGGAAACAAAACAACACCAATTAAGAAGACCCTTTAAATATGTATAACTCGTGGTTTGAAATCATTCGGTCCATTTCGCCCTACAACTGGGCAATGCTGGGCATAGCAATGGCCCTGTTCCTTTCCATCATCGGCGCAGCATGGTAAACACAAATAGGAGGAAGCTACataaaaagagaataaaatgaagtgcCGCACGTAGGGCCATCGTATATTGAGTTGTTACGTGGAGGGACTGCCGCGATTGGCGCTATTGTCGTGATTGCCATGGGTAGGCCGTCCCGCTCTATATGTGCAAACGTACCAAGTCGAGTTGCACATCGTAGCAACAACGCGTGTTCCCATTCATCCCATTTGtttcatccttttcttcccaccGCAGGGGAATATTCATTTGCGGGACGAGCATAGTGGGAGCCTCGGTGAAGTCCCCACGTATCATTtcgaaaaatttaatttccATTATATTTTGTGAAGCACTAGGTAAGCAGCGCGGCGTTGCACGGGAGGGCAGATGAACGAACAGTCAACTGAACCGTCGATTGAACAGTGGATTGATTGCACTTAGGCTGATCCATTAAGACGCTATCCACCGCACATGCTATATATTTTCGCCCTTATCACCGTGCACTTGACCCCCACCCCCTCCGTAGGCATGTATGGAGTCATCACCGCagtttttcttcaaattaaATTTAGCGGACTCAGCAAGGAAGTGCACGCCCCACTGGTGCTAACAACCAAGACGGATGCACTTATTATGAACACCATCAGAGGGGGATGGGCCCTGTTTGCAAGTGGTCTCACGGCGGGTCTGTCCAACCTCGTTTCTGGGTAAGcagacagaaaaaaaaaaaaaaaacgaatgcaCTACAACACTAAATTGAGTCAATTCTAGAGACATAATAAACTGCGCTTTTCCTAACGCACGGAGGGGGGCACTTATCGGTGCTGCTTTGTGAATCTCTCCTATGTCCACACTTATGATGTAACATATAAGCGTGGCAGATATAATTCACAGTTTAGGTTTCTCATATTTTGCGTTCAACTCTCcacttatttccttcttttttttgtgcagcGTTTCCGTAGGAATAACGGGCAGCTCATGCGCCTTGGGAGATGCACACAATTCGGATCTGTTCGTTCGAATGCTGATGATTGAAATATGTGCTAGTGTTATAGGTTCGTTGCACCTTTCGCATAATCAAATGAGAGAATGTGACTACTGTGTTTACAATATAGTTGTGTGCATTTGTTGATGTATACCCaatatgtaattttttttttttttttttttttttgttaggACTTTACGGATTAATCGTGGCAATTGTGTCCATCGGGGATATTCAACTGACTTAAGCACCGCCGAGGAAtattttgttactttttatttttacattttttaaattgtttttGTTTCATGAATCGATGATAACTGCAGTGCAGAATaagcgcctttttttttgccccattATTTGCCCCACCTTAACTGCACATTTTAGTAATGTTTTTTGGTCTaccgttttttctttttgaagTTGCACCAATAACCCCCTATTGTTCCTCTCTTATTTTACCACATGCATTTGTAAAAGGTTCAACCTGCAGTGCACCTGTATGTATGCGTAAGTGTGCATGACCACGTGCCTACggatacacatatgtgctcTTAGATAGATCTACCCATGTGTGCAACTTTTTCCTCAAACTTTTTGGTCCCTACGGGATTTCAGCCCGTATGCAGTTTCTGCACAATTTATGCTTTATCACCCTGCTGATACAATAT contains these protein-coding regions:
- a CDS encoding Adenylosuccinate synthetase: MNIFQHDIQNVSQGNVVAILGSQWGDEGKGKIIDILSKHSDITCRFNGGANAGHTISVNDKKYALHLLPCGILYENNICVLGNGMVVHVKSLINEINSIGGNIIDRLYLSDKSHILFDIHQTIDSIQENKKLKEGKQIGTTKRGIGPCYSTKVSRVGIRLGSLKNFENFKNQYLKLIDNLMDLYDIKDYNKEEELESFYQYHLLLKDRIIDVISFMNNQLNEKKNILIEGANAAMLDIDFGTYPYVTSSCTTVGGIFSGLGINHKKLNLTIGVVKSYLTRVGCGPFMTELKNEIGEYLREKGYEYGTTTKRPRRCGWLDIPMLLYVKCINSIDIINLTKLDVLSGLKEISLCVGYRSKATGELLQKGCYPVDEDAPENYEPVYEQFQGWEEDISNCQTFEELPENARKYVLAIEKYVGSPIVWIGVGPNRNSTITKK
- a CDS encoding Vacuolar ATP synthase 21 kDa proteolipid subunit, with protein sequence MYNSWFEIIRSISPYNWAMLGIAMALFLSIIGAAWGIFICGTSIVGASVKSPRIISKNLISIIFCEALGMYGVITAVFLQIKFSGLSKEVHAPLVLTTKTDALIMNTIRGGWALFASGLTAGLSNLVSGVSVGITGSSCALGDAHNSDLFVRMLMIEICASVIGLYGLIVAIVSIGDIQLT